The Melopsittacus undulatus isolate bMelUnd1 unplaced genomic scaffold, bMelUnd1.mat.Z mat_scaffold_399_arrow_ctg1, whole genome shotgun sequence genome segment ATTCTCTTTTCagggaagagaatcagagaaACCGACTGCAGCGTGTGAAGTATTTGGCAAACAATTCCTTCGATGTGGTGTGTAGGCAGCGCTCGATGTATTTGCGAGCTATGTACAGCTAAATACATATGTGTCACTCCATGTAATGGTTCCACTTCTTTGCAGGCTACCTGCAAAACACAGACCCCAGCAGAAGCTGTAAATACAGTGATGACACCACTGAATAAGCCAGTTCTCTAAAGCTTTTTGATGCAAAAcatctttgtgttttccagtgaaAGACAATGGGATTTCGGTCCCGGCTGGCCCATGCTGCGGGCAGAGATGTGGTCCACATGGTTTGGGGTATTGATGCACCCAGAAGAACAAGGTGTCCTGGAGCTGTAGGTGTGTGTTGGTTATTGATGGCAAAGTTTTAGATGTTTGAGGGGGTTTTCACGGTGCTGGCATCAGATTGGGAGTGGTGgcttggctgctgctttcaAGACAAGAAGATAAAGTGATTTTGGGGAAGAAAGCTACAACAAACCAaactttttgtccttttgagTTCCTCCCTTTCTTAAATGGAACTAAATCCATGCTTCTGGAAAGGGGgaaattcccttttttcttgtttcggaagtgttggaacaagagCCTGGgacttttggaaagaaaactcctgctgctttttttttaagggtcATTAAAGTTGAGGCTGGAAGAGGCTGAAAGAGGCTGGAAGAGGCTGGTGTCCCAAGCAGCTGCATGTTTGCTGGGAAGAGCATGATGGGCCTCGGGGTAGGAGACCATAGCACAGGGGGCTGCATGTCCTacccttccttctgttttgtgaCAAGGAATAGGAAATCCCTCAGGTACCTTCACCAAGGGGAGAGGCAGCAAGtacctgcagcctggggagcacCATCAGAAGAATTcagcacaaacaaaagaaagggtCCCCAACACAGCAGCACTAATAGAGAGATTTTATTTCAACTGTACTGAGTTGTACAGCACATTTTGTTTGTCACATTGCCAAGGAACTGATTTTAGAGGTTTTTGGGCAGCACATTGTGACGCTGAACTCAAGAGAGCTAAAAGCAGCTTGGACTAACTGCCTGAACTGAAGGGCCAGGAGTACCTTGTTTCTGGCTTCCCCATCACATGCAGTCATTGCAACATGTGCAAGACAGGAGCAAACccagtttcttctccagcccAATGGGCACTCTCCCATGTCTGGCAGTGATTGCATGGTACAAGGGGGGCAGAATCTGAAGCAAGGCACCTTCTCTTCCCAAAGCCATCGTGGGTGTTTCCAGtatggaaaagaagcagagtCCAGAGAAGTACAGGCTCTTCAGATGATGCTTTGCTTGCGCTGTTGGGACTTACAGAACCGGAGGCTGACATATCCAAGTGCAGGAAAGGGTCCCCACAGAGATGACAAACCATTAGCAAAGAATTGGGGGGATCACACCAGCAGAAAGTCCTTTGCCTCgtcagtagaaccaaacatcctCACAgctcctccccacacacacaaagcctCAGCTCTTGAGGTGCAGGATTTATCAGACATGTTCATTTAGGTGGAAAAccctctgcatttctgcagagaaatccCCACTTTGAAACTCTTCTTCCTCATGAACACCACAGATCTCTTAGACAGGAGGTGAGACGGGTGCTGCCCGAGGCATCCAGGGGTTCAAAGCCCACCCAAAGCCACCTTCTTCCTAAacctgtgtcatggtttgagcatgttctgagggtgtttttgttcaagggtttttccagccaggtggaggaggggaggccgggaggaaggaaagacagggcacctgacccaggctagccaatgaggtattccataccatagcacgtgatgcccaggatgcagctgggagagagagagcaggagggatggagctctagaggaaaatggaggagggagcactcggtgctcggccaggcagggtggagtgagttatgggtcggtggctggtgaggtgttgtattcttttcacttgttattggctgtatcattattattgtgttaggccttagctattaaacctttcttatctcaatccgtgggggctacattccttggattctccttcctaactctccgggagttgggggacttggtttaaaccacgacaccctgttttctttctaaaggcacttccttttcctcagaGGGAGTTGGGATTCCTGCTCTCTGGATTCAAGGAGCACAGAGGCAGTTACCAGTTGGCAACTCTGCACTTTGACCActgaacaggaaacaaaaccagtctaATCCAAGAGGGATTTCAGGGAGCACTGGGGCAAGTCCCAGAGATTGTTTCCCCCACTGAACAGATGCACACGTCCTGTTGCTCACTGCAGCTTGGCTGTACCTGCTGAAGTGGAAAGCCCAGAGCACAGTGTCTGTGTAGCCAgtgtccttccccatccccatttcGGTATCCAGGCTTCATTCTCCCCTCTTTGGCTTACATTAAGTGCACAGAAACACATAGCAGCATTTGGACTGAAACCCTCACATACACCAGACAGCACATTCCTGGAGGTAAAACAGCACATTATGGCCTGTACCCTCAAGGTGTGGAGTTTTTAAGGATGAAGAGCAGTAGGCAGTGGAGACCTGAGGGCAGAAAAGGGAGGAGGAACACCAGAGGAGCATGAGTTCTGTTTCCATGCCAGGAGAGGATCCGAGTGCCATTCCTGTTAGCCCCAGGCTGTGACACGAGCGCAGACAAGCAGACGGGCAGAGCAGAAGTGGAAAGCCAACCTCCCATCTCCccgcagtgctggggctgcaagAACTTCCATGCACGCTTTTAGAGTTGTCCTCTTTTATTGTTGCCAAAGTGTGCACTAGTTTTGAAGGTGGTGGTTAACATCACATCATTCCCTTAGGCTAATGGCTGGGGACACATCTTGCTGATAGGGAGCTAAGGTGGAAGAGTGGGAAGTAGTTTATTTGATGGATGTGTTTTTGTAGGTAGTGGCTGGTAACTCTCTGTGCCCTCGTGAAGGGCACACACAGAGTGGAAGCATATTTCAAAGTTATGGGATGGGCAGTGTCTGATAATACACCCTGGTTCCACTGGGAAAAGtgaaaacccaaccaaaaatgTGTGACCTGAACTAGCAAATCCTAAGGCTACCTGTGTGTGTCACTGTGAGAGTGGGTAAAACCAGTTCCTTGTCTCCCCAGTCACACAGGCACTTGTGATGACTGGTACCCAAGGTCCCCAACCCGCCTCTCTAGGCAGATGTgccagatgctgctttttttccccagatgaaGCACAGCAGTAGGAGAGCAGCTGGAATCATTCCCATCAATCCATGTGAAAGTGGCCATTCATCTTGGTGCAGAAGAGACCTGGTTGGCTCATGGATGCAACCGCTCAATGCATCTGAGCAGTTTCTGTTCCCATTCAGAGGGATCTCTTCTCACCTTAAAACACAGCGCGTGTTTCAGCCTGTAGCACACGGCAGCGATTACTGAAGTACACTCAGAATCTCAGCCCttggcagtgtgtgtgtgttgcattTGGAGCAATACACAAACATGAGTGTCTCTCCTTACCTATCTATGAGCCAAGGTCCCATGACAGCTGATGAGACTCAGGCCAATGCAATCAGCAGACTTCACCCAGATCTCTTCAGCTGGAGCAATGGAGGTGTCTGCATTGCAGTGAGAGGCATGAACCCCACCAAATCTCCCTCAACAATAAAGGCAGCTCATGGACCCAGTAAACACATAGGGGTGACCTGGTGCATTCAAATGTAAGCAGATAAGTCCTTGCCTAAAGACGTTTGAGCTGACTCCTAAATCCAATCACTAAGTACCCAaagaaggggcagcagctcctgcccagcatTTGCTCAGCTGCCTTTAAACCAGATTTAACTCCAATGAAAGCAGCTCCACCTGCAAGTGGAGAGCTAAAGCCATTAGGAGCTCATCAGCAGCAATGCCAGAAGCCACCTCATTGCCTGCTCATCATGACCCACCAGGAAGATGCAttgcaatgctgctgctgcttctgcttcctagaATGTCACCTTGtgtttcctctgctctcctgctcagaTGATAACCCCATTGAAGGCAGTGGCATCCCTTTgacacagcaaaacactgctttccttaaatacacacaacaaggagcaaaaagcttttggttttgagagcagcagctccaacagAAGCCACAATGAGCAGAGCAATAGGGTTGTAGGCACAGATTTGTGTTGTTAAGACACGAAGAGCTCATGTTCCTGTTTAAACACTTGGTGTGATGAAGGAGAGACCAGCTGGACATAAAGTCATTGAGTATTGTTGtagaaggctgcagagagaccttcttgtggcctttcaataccTGAAGGGGACTACAGGAAAACTGGAGTCCCCCCTTTGGACAAGTGCCTGTAGGgacagggttagggttagggttaggttagccCCCATAAGAGGGGCTCTGCCCTATAGAGAGgggtctctgccccatagaatGGGATATGTCCCATAGAGggtgctctgccccatagagcggtccctgccccatagaacgTGCTCTGTCCCATAGAGGCCTTTGGCAGTGCCGAGCTCAGCCCCATCCTTGTCCCATTGAcacatcctcatccctgtcccattgccgaatccccatccctgtcccatcgctgcctccccatccctgtcccattgcctcattctcttcctcatccctgtcctttCCTCATCCatgtccatccctgtgtccatccctctCCCATATCCTCACCCTCATCTCAAccctatccctgtgtccatccctatccctgtgtccatccctatccTCACCGCATGTCCCTGTCCCACATCCCTTTCCCAACCTTCTCCCCCATattccccattcccactccGAACCACCCCCCCATAGAGCCAAATGGAACCTTCCAGCCCCATTGaaccatccccccccccccgagccaATTGGccaccccccaaccccatcTGGACCCCCAAGACCCATttgaacccccccaaaacccatctcgacccccccccccagacccatttGGTCCCTCCCATTTGGCCCCCTCCAGACCCATTTGCCCCCCCCTCCCaaccccctgtgcccccccccctccatccctcagaTCCTGGCAGTGGATGACAAGGAGCTGAACCGTTGGTGCTCCCTGCACAAGACCTGCATGTACCGGTAAGGGGagtacgggggggggggggggggcatgggtgTCCCCCCATGTATtagggatgctcaggacccCTTTGCCCCCAGCTCGGAGCAGGAGGAGCGGCAGGATCAGGCCAACTACAGGCGCCTACAGGGTCACACCTAAACCTacccccccatcctcatcctcattcctTTATCCTCACCATTTATCTTCATCCTTATCCCTTCATCCTCACCTTCattcctttatcctcatccctgtccctttATCCACATCTtgatccctttatcctcacccCCTCTTTATCCTCGTCCCTTTATCCTTGTcttctttatcctcatcctcatccctgccttcatcctcatcctgctcccTCTTTATCCTCACCCTCTTTATCCTAATCCATTTATTCTCattccccttcatcctcatcctgatccccttatcctcatctcccctcttcatcctcatcctcatccccccctttcatcctcatcccttcatcctcctcccctctcccagcccaaGGAGCCAGAAGCGGAGCcggaagcagagcagaagcccTGGGACAGCGGAAACGACCCGGGGGGGCCGCTTaaaggtgccccccccccccgggaccGGGGCTCAGCCCCATTGGGCCCCCAAGTGCccctgggggggggcaggaaatAACCGGGAGCCGTTTGGCTCCTTCGGCCTCAGTGCCTGGCGCCTCCCgtaccagcagcagcacaaggggggggggagccgctgccccccccggcccgagggtaatgggggggtccccatgggtgATGGCAGCGCCTGGTTCAGTTCATCTTTACTGGGGGGGGGAGCAATAAATAACGTGTGACCCCCCCACCGTGAGCAGCGTCTGGTACCCCCTGGGGcgggggggcacaaaggggtgggggtgggtgTCCCTGAAGGGTCATTGTGGGGTTGGGGACCCACATAACACACAGTGGTTCagtcccatggggggggggggtttcaGGGGTTgggaccccccccataaccATTGGGTTCAGTCGCATGGGAACCCCCCCATAACTCACAATGATTcagtcccatcccccccataacccacaatggttcagtccTGTGGGGGGGTGTGGTGTGTGCTCAGAGGAACACGAACTCCTCTGCCCCGGAGGGGgttgcggggggggggggacgtcTCCGGAGGAGGGGGGGCTCCATCCTCTGCGCCCCCCCCTCGAACAGGGTGAAGAGGGGATAACGCTCGGGTGCTGTGGCGGGGGCCAGGACctggatatggggggggggagggaaaagggggttacaatggggggggcacccccaaaacacccccccccgTAATGCGATGTGGGCTCACCCGGCTCAGGTCCTTGCAGAGCGCATCCAGCCCGGTCCCAGCGCCTGCATAGAAGCCAATGGTGCAGCTGGGATCCATCTTCCCAAAGGGCATCTTCCGCAGGGTCTGCATTggaatgactggaaaaggggggggggggtgtcaggataattcccctcccccccaaaaaatacccCATTGATGGTAtgtccccgtccccccccacCCATTAACTGCAGTGGGAAGTTCTTCTGCTCTGTATCCACACAGGGCTGCAGTAATGGGGGTCCAGGTAGAGCAGAAAATCATCTGGAGATGGGATAGGATGAATTAGGGGGACCCCCCATACCCATGTCctggggacacccccccccccaaattccCATATGGAACCTTGGAAGCCGATGAAATAAAGGGAATTCAGGGGTTTGCCACCGATGATGCCGAGGCAGGATTCCAgcttgagcagctcctggggggaCGACACACACATTaaggggggtattggggtgctgggaggggctgggggtgcagggggtattggggtgctgggggccaTTGGCTGCTGGGGGGCCATTGGCTGCTGGGGGGCATTGGGTGCAGGGAGGTTATGAGGTGCtgtgggggttatggggtgcagggggtattggggtgctggggggataTTGGGGTGCAAGGGGCTCATTGGGTGTGGGGGGCATTGGGTGCCAGGAGGGTCACTGGGCACAGGAAGGTTATAGGTGCTGGGGGGattatgggggtgcaggggggtcATTGGGTGTAGGGGGGGtcattggggtgctggggagtcattggggtgcaggggggctatgggggtgccAAGGGaggactgagctgagctctgaggcagaagctgttccccgtgagggtgctgaggcgctggcacagggtgcccagagcagctgtggctgccccatccctggcagtgctcaaggccaggttggacacaggggcttggagcagctgctccagtggaaggcaTCTTAAGCTCCTTCCAAGCCTCAGTCCTCCCCGTGAGCTCTTGGATCCCACCGAAGGCTTTCCGTGGGGAAGAGAAGCCCGGGGGCTGTGCTCCAGAGGAATGGGAGGTGAGGGCGCTGGGAAGGGGTGTCTGTGAGCAGTGAGAGCTCACTGGGCTCTCTCACGGGGGGGGATTGTTGAGGAGGAAGCCAGCAGGAGTCTGCTGCCTGTCCCATGTACGTGATCCTCGTAGGCAAAGGTACCGTTGTTATCTGTCATTGCTGgaggtttccaggctgaaaggaaaaggaaggaacttTACTCTTTCCCGTTTGTCCTTCCCCAAAACTGGGTGTTTTTTGAGACCTTCAGCTTTCCCTGAGCAGGGAAAAGGCTGCTGGTGCCTTTGCAACAGCTGCAGGAATCTGGGAACCCCTCAAGGGTAAAGTTGCTGCTGTGGgatccccagtgctgcttcctgggCTGGGTAACATCACGCAGGTCTACTCTGTGCAGTGGGAATACCTCAATGGCACAGCTCCCACACCATCCTGCCTACAGGGGGTCCCACAGCCCAGCCATCCATGCTCCCTATGCAGGATGAGCTGATTCTCATCCATCCAATGGATCTCTCCTGCTGGAGGGTGTCCCGGAAAGGGACAGTGGCATCTACAAAGCAACTGTCAAcatgggagaaagggagagcCTGAAAATCCTGCTGGAAGTCCTCAGTCAGTAGtagctaaacccaggacagcatgggaggaaagagcaggTAATGGGTGCAAGCAGGGCAGGGGCATTACCTGACTGTTTATGCACTATCAGCTTGTCATGAATGGAGACATCAGCAGGGAGACTCTGGGAAGAGGTTCCCAACATGTCCTGGGGGAGCAGatttggtgctgctgcccaaggAGACCTTCCAGGCTGTGACAGAGGCTCCATCCTGGAAACACAATTCCCTCCCTTGCTTTCTGTTgtcagtgcaggcagggagggactggggcagtgctgtgtgtcaGTGCCCGCTGCAGAGGGTACCTGCAGCACTTCTGGAGCCGGGGGGTGGCCAAGGAAGCCGTGGGCAGGATTTGTCCCAGCTTGGGCATCCCATGgaccacagctgcagcacaaagcgCTGATTCGACAGCGGGTGACAAATGAATCCCATGTCCTGGTGACAGAGAagccccatggagcagcagagccacccTTGCTGGGCCCTGCGGTGCTCTCACTCTCAGCTCCTCgggtttgtgttttccaggtctctcctctcccttgcaGGATGTGCTGAGGATCACGGTGGTTGCTGTGGTCTTTGCTGCTGTCTCAGCCTGGGCACTGATCATTCCCATCTGAATGATCTGTCTGAAAGGTTCTGGATAAGTGAATCCAGTCAGGGCACCTGAACCCTCATGTGGTTTGTgtcggaagggaccttaaagctcactgAGTTCCGatcttctgccatgggcagggacctcttccactggagcagctgctccaagcccctgtgtccaacctggccttgagcactgccagggatggggcagccacagctgctctgggcaccctgtgccagcgcctcagcacctcccagggaagagcttcctgagatctcatctcaatccacCTCTGtggacaggaaaggaaaaaggggataaaataagcagtaaaatgaagccTCCTTTTGACTTCCCAAAGCCTCCGGTCTCACTTCTTTATTAAAGCCTCGTTCGCAGGGTCCCAAGGCTCAGGTTCAGTTTACAAAGGCTCGGCCGCGGGGATGCTGCGGCCGGGCGGGGGGTGCACGAGCCCGGCcgcggggctgggcagggcccGCTCCGCCGTTCCACGGGCTCCTGCGGCCGCGTGGACAGAGCCGTTGAGAGCGAGgctgcggcggcagcggcagcagcggctttggagcggctttggagcggctttggagcggctttggagcggctttggagcggcagCGACTTCGGCAGCGACTTTTCCAGCGGCTTTTGAGCCGCAGCGACTTTGTCatcggcagcagcggcagcagcacccccGGCGCGGCGGCAGCTCTCGGCGGTCCGGAGCCCTccctccgccgctccccgcGATGGTGCCCCCCGCCGGGGCTCGCGGCGCCGCTCGGCTCTCCCGGTACTGGCAGTGGCGGCGCTGGGCGAGCCGCCGCCGCTGGGTCTGGCGAGGCAGCGCCGCCCCCTGGCGCTCCCCGGCCCgcccccaggccccgccccgcagCCGCCCGGCAGCCGCGACCCCCGAGAGCCCTGCGGGGGTGCCGGCACCGGCAGCGCGCTCGGCCAAGGTGCCCGTGGTGCTCCTCACCCGCATTGACCCGTCGCTCTATCTGCgccccgggagcggcggcgAGCGGCACGCCGCGGAGCCTCGGCCGGGAAAGGCCGGGAATGATGCGGCTCCGCTCGGCCCGGAGCGGCCGCTGGGGGCCGGCGGGGACCCCGCGCGCAGCgacagcggcagcggcagcgtcTCTCGCGTCGGGCATGACAAGGAGACCTTCGAGCGGCTCTACCGAATGGGAccgctgctggggagaggcggcttcggctccgtgTACTCGGGGGTCCGCCTGGGTGACAACACCCCGGTaaggggcggggccggcggcggggcggggaggcggcggggccAGGCGAGGCTCAGCCCAGCGCTGCTCTCGGCTTGCAGGTGGCCATCAAACAAGTGGCTCGGGAGCGCATCTCCTCGTGGGGCCAGCGGGTGAGTGCGCGGGGCCACCGGCACAGcgtggggcagggctggtgggggTGAGGCGGTGGCGCCGGGAGGGGGGAAAGCGGGACAGCGCGAGGGGAGCGGCTGTGGAGTCACCGGGGGACACGGAGCATCCTGGGCAGAGGGTGCCTGGTACCCTTGGGCCGGCTAGGGGtgcaccagagcatccctggggaCTTGGGGGGGGCACCTGGGAACAGTGGGGCCGGGCAGGGGGgcatcagagcatcccaggcaGGGAGACACAGGACCCCCGGGCCAGCATCAGCCCCGCTAACGGTGCCACGGTCACCCTGCAGCGCAGCGGCACCCGCATTCCCATGGAGATAGCCATGATGAGGAAAGTGCGCTCCGACTGCAGCACCATCATCCAGCTCCTCCATTGGTTTGAGCTGCCCGACtccttcctgctggttttggagCGTCCGGAGCCATCGCAGGACCTCTTTGAGTTAATCAGAAACCGGGGGTTCGTGCCCGAGTCTCCGGCGCAGGGCATTT includes the following:
- the LOC117438500 gene encoding LOW QUALITY PROTEIN: serine/threonine-protein kinase pim-1-like (The sequence of the model RefSeq protein was modified relative to this genomic sequence to represent the inferred CDS: inserted 2 bases in 1 codon), with product MVPPAGARGAARLSRYWQWRRWASRRRWVWRGSAAPWRSPARPQAPPRSRPAAATPESPAGVPAPAARSAKVPVVLLTRIDPSLYLRPGSGGERHAAEPRPGKAGNDAAPLGPERPLGAGGDPARSDSGSGSVSRVGHDKETFERLYRMGPLLGRGGFGSVYSGVRLGDNTPVAIKQVARERISSWGQRRSGTRIPMEIAMMRKVRSDCSTIIQLLHWFELPDSFLLVLERPEPSQDLFELIRNRGFVPESPAQGIFLQVLRAVRHCHSRGVLHRDIKSKNIIIHLVTGKIKLIDFGCSTLLRNMVYTKFSGTPLYYPPEWFLYHCYHGRPAAIWSLGVLLYEMVCGVLPFRCCEDITSGQLFFKRQISVECQQLIRWCLNMKDWARPSLEDVFNHPWLQTXELPQETATLHPHSLSQQPGK